A stretch of Mesorhizobium sp. M2A.F.Ca.ET.046.03.2.1 DNA encodes these proteins:
- a CDS encoding group III truncated hemoglobin yields MTSKPALLDRVRPVAEQPLARPGVDRASIGVLVREFYSRVRKDERLGPIFAREIAVDWEPHLEKMTDFWCSVILKSGDYHGRPVPAHLKLKDVTEADFGIWLALFGETASRLFAPEIAAVFVERAERIATSLRLAMFFHLGPAARDVSGKV; encoded by the coding sequence ATGACTTCGAAGCCGGCCCTGCTTGACAGAGTGCGCCCCGTCGCCGAACAGCCCCTGGCCCGCCCCGGCGTGGACCGGGCCTCGATCGGGGTGCTGGTGCGCGAGTTCTATTCCAGGGTGAGAAAGGATGAGCGGCTCGGGCCTATCTTCGCCCGGGAAATCGCCGTTGACTGGGAGCCCCATCTGGAGAAGATGACGGACTTCTGGTGTTCCGTCATCTTGAAGAGCGGCGACTACCATGGCCGACCTGTGCCGGCCCATCTGAAGCTCAAGGACGTGACCGAAGCAGACTTCGGGATTTGGCTGGCTCTCTTCGGCGAGACGGCATCCCGCCTGTTCGCTCCCGAGATCGCGGCGGTGTTCGTCGAGCGAGCGGAAAGGATAGCGACGAGCCTCAGGCTCGCCATGTTCTTCCACCTCGGCCCTGCCGCCAGAGACGTTTCGGGAAAAGTGTGA
- a CDS encoding ion channel → MILNLFVGTIVISLTVLIHTFGLIAITYVMSRLVALFRMHGRRSRVIAMITVVMGLFAVMTAEVWLWAGIYRLLGIFSDFETALYFSTITFSTVGYGDVVPAHGWRVLAALEGINGFLLIGWSTAYLIAAGTRVGPFRVGEHF, encoded by the coding sequence ATGATCCTCAATCTTTTCGTCGGCACGATCGTCATCAGCCTGACGGTCCTGATCCACACTTTCGGCCTTATCGCGATCACTTACGTGATGTCCCGACTCGTTGCGCTGTTCCGGATGCACGGGAGGCGCAGCCGGGTCATCGCCATGATCACGGTCGTGATGGGGCTTTTCGCTGTCATGACGGCGGAAGTCTGGCTATGGGCCGGGATCTACCGGCTGCTCGGAATCTTCAGCGATTTCGAGACGGCGCTTTACTTTTCGACCATCACCTTTTCGACGGTCGGATATGGCGATGTCGTGCCGGCTCATGGCTGGCGCGTGCTGGCGGCCCTGGAAGGCATCAACGGCTTTCTGCTGATCGGCTGGTCGACAGCCTATCTGATCGCGGCCGGGACCCGTGTCGGGCCGTTCAGGGTGGGCGAGCATTTCTGA
- the hemN gene encoding oxygen-independent coproporphyrinogen III oxidase, with amino-acid sequence MTPPAAPIDPPRPAPTVSPGDNVPRYTSYPTAPHFHPGVDAVTVRGWIDALEGDDEISLYLHIPYCDRLCWFCACHTKQTRHYAPVATFLRSLHKEIETVGLVSGRGRVRAVHFGGGSPTMLKPDDILMLGKALRDQFDFLGDASLSVEIDPNDMDEGRLDAFAAIGMTRASLGVQDFDPKVQKAINREQSFALTKSIVDAVRARGVTSVNLDLLYGLPHQTGKSVAATVAQALTLAPDRLALFGYAHVPWFKKHQTMIDEAWLPDSVARLAQSQLAAQLIVDAGYEALGLDHFAKPGDTLAVAARAGKIRRNFQGYTEDQCETLIGLGPSSISRYRQGHAQNIVATGEYQKAVDSGELAITRGIEFSVEDEARGWVIERLMCNFAFSAVELVDRFGNVGQRLLCEASRLAIGGAGQLLRLEGENFVVPAASRPLVRTVAAKFDKYLSNGTGRHSVAV; translated from the coding sequence GCGGTCACGGTTCGCGGGTGGATTGACGCGCTCGAAGGCGATGACGAGATATCGCTGTATCTCCATATTCCCTATTGCGATCGGCTGTGCTGGTTCTGTGCCTGCCATACCAAGCAGACACGTCACTATGCGCCCGTGGCCACTTTCCTTCGCTCCCTCCACAAGGAGATCGAAACGGTCGGCCTCGTCAGCGGCCGCGGCAGGGTCCGCGCCGTTCATTTCGGTGGCGGCTCCCCGACAATGCTGAAGCCCGACGACATCCTCATGCTCGGAAAGGCGTTGCGGGATCAATTCGACTTCCTCGGCGATGCCAGCCTCAGCGTCGAGATCGACCCCAATGACATGGACGAGGGTCGGCTGGACGCGTTTGCCGCGATCGGCATGACAAGGGCGAGCCTGGGTGTCCAGGATTTCGATCCCAAGGTGCAGAAGGCGATCAATCGCGAGCAGAGTTTCGCGCTGACCAAGAGCATTGTCGATGCGGTGCGGGCGCGGGGCGTCACGTCCGTCAACCTCGACCTGCTTTACGGCCTGCCGCATCAGACCGGCAAGAGCGTCGCGGCGACCGTTGCCCAGGCGCTGACCTTGGCGCCGGACAGGCTTGCCCTGTTCGGCTACGCGCATGTGCCGTGGTTCAAGAAGCATCAGACGATGATCGATGAAGCCTGGCTGCCCGATTCCGTCGCGCGCCTGGCGCAGTCACAGCTTGCCGCGCAGCTGATTGTCGATGCCGGCTACGAGGCATTGGGATTGGACCATTTCGCGAAGCCCGGGGACACGCTGGCGGTTGCCGCCCGCGCCGGCAAGATCCGCCGCAATTTCCAGGGCTACACCGAGGACCAGTGCGAAACCCTGATCGGTCTCGGCCCCTCGTCGATCAGCCGGTATCGCCAGGGCCATGCACAAAACATCGTTGCGACGGGTGAATACCAGAAAGCCGTGGATTCGGGAGAGCTGGCGATAACGCGCGGCATAGAATTCAGCGTCGAAGATGAGGCGCGTGGCTGGGTCATCGAGCGCCTGATGTGCAACTTCGCCTTCTCGGCGGTGGAGCTTGTCGACCGCTTTGGAAATGTCGGCCAAAGGCTGCTTTGCGAAGCGAGCCGACTGGCCATCGGCGGGGCGGGCCAGCTTCTTCGGCTGGAAGGCGAGAACTTCGTCGTGCCGGCGGCAAGCCGTCCGCTTGTCCGCACGGTGGCGGCGAAATTCGACAAATACCTCAGCAACGGAACCGGCAGGCATTCGGTGGCGGTTTGA